One region of Armigeres subalbatus isolate Guangzhou_Male chromosome 3, GZ_Asu_2, whole genome shotgun sequence genomic DNA includes:
- the LOC134223377 gene encoding diphthamide biosynthesis protein 3, translating into MAVYHDEVEIEDFEYDEDEEMYYYPCPCGDRFQISKEELIAGEEVATCPSCSLIVKVIYDPEAFLAEQDEVETTTTERDKETTVGD; encoded by the coding sequence ATGGCCGTATACCACGACGAAGTCGAAATCGAAGATTTCGAGTACGACGAAGACGAAGAGATGTACTACTACCCGTGCCCGTGCGGGGATCGGTTTCAGATCAGCAAGGAGGAACTGATAGCAGGCGAGGAGGTGGCCACATGCCCGAGCTGCTCGCTGATCGTGAAAGTTATCTACGACCCGGAAGCCTTCCTGGCGGAACAGGACGAGGTGGAAACGACAACGACCGAACGGGATAAAGAAACTACGGTTGGAGACTGA
- the LOC134223378 gene encoding methyltransferase-like protein 17, mitochondrial translates to MASFIIKRNKMFHCYLQRCLYTTRSKLAPASVTLDESTDQALDAGKFKPRQHEGRLTTGCISVPESIVSAILRSCKDHPVKALQAEGIKLDNFLRSRKAPLEHNAIRQKIKDLRQSVGEDFKSKLDVSTMSEERITYINTVIEAQAKKRAKQQIYAWKPIVYNQFKSLQYLLGRSAAEYAVLMRIFDEIRHRDAEFKPRSFIDFGSGVGTGTWAVSTLWKDHIFEYVSIDASAEMNELAELLIRGGEINKAMSLRTVYYRQFLPASRNRYDIVLSAFSLFELPSKKNRLEVIENLWNKCDGYLVLVEQGSYAGFSLIEEAREFLLEKFKTSEVAYHIFSPCPHQQQCPRMQLDDGTPCNFEASYNPLPLGKTGEVSKFLYSYVVFKKGEPCTHYPRLVRQTLVRSKHSICRMCTENGKLQEIIFTASKHGKNLYRCARASKWGDQLPVKINEV, encoded by the exons ATGGCAAGTTTTATAATAAAAAGGAATAAAATGTTTCATTGTTACCTGCAG CGTTGTCTATACACGACTCGAAGTAAACTCGCCCCGGCTTCCGTCACTCTGGACGAATCCACCGATCAAGCACTGGATGCCGGTAAGTTCAAGCCAAGGCAACACGAAGGCAGGCTAACGACTGGATGCATCAGCGTTCCAGAATCAATTGTCAGTGCTATACTACGAAGCTGCAAAGACCATCCGGTGAAAGCACTGCAGGCCGAAGGAATAAAGCTGGACAATTTTTTACGATCGCGTAAGGCGCCACTGGAACACAATGCAATAAGGCAGAAGATCAAAGACTTGCGACAGTCCGTGGGTGAAGACTTCAAATCCAAACTGGATGTATCGACGATGT CAGAGGAACGTATAACCTACATCAACACAGTGATTGAGGCTCAAGCAAAGAAGCGAGCCAAACAGCAAATCTACGCCTGGAAACCGATCGTCTACAACCAATTTAAAAGTTTGCAATATTTGCTAGGCCGATCAGCGGCAGAGTATGCCGTGTTAATGCGGATATTTGACGAAATCCGGCACCGGGACGCGGAGTTCAAACCGCGTAGTTTTATTGACTTTGGGTCTGGTGTTGGAACCGGTACGTGGGCTGTGTCCACTTTGTGGAAGGATCACATTTTTGAGTACGTGTCGATTGACGCTTCCGCCGAAATGAACGAACTGGCGGAATTGCTTATTCGTGGTGGCGAAATTAACAAGGCCATGAGTTTGAGGACCGTTTACTACAGACAGTTTCTGCCAGCATCGCGCAATAGGTACGACATCGTGTTGAGTGCGTTTTCGCTGTTCGAGCTTCCATCGAAGAAGAATCGTCTGGAAGTTATAGAAAATCTGTGGAACAAATGTGACGGCTATTTAGTTCTGGTAGAGCAGGGCTCGTATGCCGGATTCTCATTGATTGAGGAAGCCAGGGAATTTCTGTTGGAGAAATTTAAAACCAGCGAAGTTGCATACCACATATTTTCACCG tgTCCCCATCAACAGCAATGCCCTCGCATGCAGTTAGATGACGGCACACCGTGCAATTTCGAAGCAAGTTACAATCCGTTACCATTGGGCAAAACAGGCGAGGTCTCCAAATTTTTGTACTCCTACGTTGTGTTTAAAAAGGGAGAGCCATGTACCCACTATCCCCGCTTGGTTAGGCAAACATTGGTGAGATCGAAGCATTCGATTTGCAGAATGTGTACTGAAAACGGAAAGTTACAAGAGATAATTTTCACAGCTTCAAAACATGGGAA GAATTTATATCGATGTGCTCGGGCCAGTAAATGGGGTGACCAATTACCAGTAAAAATAAATGAAGTATAA